TGAAAATAGCACCAAGTGTGGCTTGTTTAAAggtccatagagtgactctgtAACATGgatgtccattttatttcccAAAGCACCTTGGTTTtgcccctctgacagctgctTCTCCTGGACCCacttttgtatccgctttgtccatatttgggtaAGAGCGCCCCCTTTCCGCTGATTGTTTGTTACGTCGACAGCGCCGGCTCGGGAGCgcagaggtaggcggagatcctCGCGAGTGAAATTACAAAGAAATAATAGCTCAATTCCAAGGACCTGATTTCAACGTCTGGAACAATTTTCGTCCCTATTTCACGTTGACTGAGGCACCGTAcggacaatattacatcccaaatactgcAAAAAGTCGGTTTGTCTTTAAGCATGGGACACGTGTTCCCATATAAAACCACGGTAGCGTGGgaaaaaatagcaaaattagaatcaatgttttttttctccaagtgTCATGACCACAGCACCGATCGCAGCCAAACGGCTCACCTGAGAGACTTCAATTGACTTCCTGTTTCTATCTGTGGGCGGCGTGCACGTAGTTACACTATTAAACCACCAGGTGCCGTCCAGCCCCATCGTTCATCGTATCACTTGGCACAGGGAGTTAGCGGATTACATGTTCagcattttttgcttcaattgaaCTTTCCGTCAGCccgtcataataataattaaatggaTGGACTGATGGATTAAATGCCACCTTGGGGGATCCTAATGATAgtgttaaatatgtattttagtatcttcttttcttttcttttctggcAGGTCTACAAGCTGTGCAGTGACACTGTCGACACCTTTGACCAGCACTACGGGAGGGGACTGTTGAAGGACACCATTAAAGACGGTATGTGCGGCGGCATGCGTCACGGACTTTTCCCTTCCAGTCGCACCAGCTTGAGCAACACAGCGAATGTGCTCACTTGGCTACGTGTTGCTGAAGCGCTTCTGCGTTCGTATTCCGCGTCATGGCGCCCTGCCACCAGCGCGCGCGTGCTCTTCATCGCCGCGTACGTTCACCACGCCGGTCACAAAGGCTCCGTCGTTTTCTCGCCATTGGCCGTCCTTCACACGGAATAAAACTTACTTGCACGTCCTCGTTTCCGCTGCGCTCACACTCGCCACCTTTGAATGTAGATCCGACtccatttttttcaactttcgtGAGCTGTTATCTGAAGCGGCACTTGGGAGCTTGTGTCGTGCTTAACGTTGTGTAAAGTGCATGTCCGTGCGGTTTCGACGAGGCCTTTTCTTTCTCCTCCCCTCCAGGCTTGGCTAAATTCTTTCACAACGGCGTTTGTCTGAGGAAGGACGCAGTCGTAGCCAGCATTCGCCGAGTGCAGAATATCCTCCGCTGGTTCGAGTCTCAGCGGCAGCTGGTCTTCTACGCCAGCTCCCTTCTCTTCGTCTACGAGGGCCTCCCCTCTTCGTCCACCTCGAGCGCCTTCCCCCTCATCGGCACCACCCCGACGAACAGCCCAGCTGCTGTAGGCAAAAGGTGGGATGGGGAGGATGAAAGGCGAAAGGAGGAAGGAGAAAAGAATGAAAAGATGGCagagtacaacaacaacaacaacattcaggGGGCGGTGCCCTACGATTGCACCTTAGACTCGATTTACACCAATCGCAGGAAAGGTGGCCTCCATCTTTGCGTCAAGGCTCACCTTCAAGGCAGCAGCGGAGACGCCGGCACCGCGGGGACGACGACACCGCGCCGACCGGTTGCCGTAGAGAAATCGCCGCAGCGAGACAACTCCACGTGGTTGTCCCGGCGACCGCCAAACGCAAACGGAAACAAATCCCGACTTGAAGGGAAGGGCGAGGATAGAGAGGGCGAGGAGAGCGGCAGGAGAGAAGCGGGTATCGTGCGGGGAGGAGGCGAGGCAACGGGGTTGAGCGAAGGCGACGCGCAGGTCGAGGTCAAGATGATCGACTTCGCCCACGTCTTTCCCAGCGAGAGCCACGATCACGGCTACATCTACGGCCTCAAGCACCTGCTGACCGTATTGCGCCAGATACTCTCTGATGCCGCTTAAACTCGGCCTCGCTTTACCTTCTGACTCGCTGAACGTCGACCGTTATCTCCGCCGACATGCCCGCTCTCCCTCCTGAATCGCGGCGTCATCTCGCCCGATTGTCGTACGTGTGCGCGCGTGAAGTCATTTCTCCGAGCGGAAGGCGCAACGGCTGACCGTTCGACGTGCGCTAAGCGACCCCTTGAAGGCTTCAGTCGGTGGCTCCGCGGACTCTCACATGACACGAGCTCCAAAGTGTGACCCTACATTTGAAATGCACTGGATTTGACGAGTCTATTTTTATATTCAGGCCGCtgaggaagggaaaaaaacaaaactattggcTTTGTGTTGTATATCAGAACATCTCGAATCCTGAGTGAGCCAGAGATTTTTATGTATTGTTTATACTATAATAACTATTTGATACTATTTATAGAAGTTTTAGGTTTTAAATTTGTGCTTGATTGTGTGGATGCTGAGAGACGAGCTTTCACTGCCATAATGCatcaaaatgtccattttttgggggggtcattctgattcattctttttttttttagccgccGCAGTAGCAGCACCACCTTTGGCATTGGTGTGCTGCTACCTTTGTTTTACCCCCAAAATCGTTGCTTCCAAAACACTACTTTTGGacacgaattaaaaaaaaaaaaaaaaaggccaaaccAATAACGCATAATGCTTAATTGCCATGTTTCCACCAAGAGGTTCAGTTCACACCTCTAACATTAGcggtacaaaacaaaacacaattagGACCTAATCCTTTTCAAATGGGCAAAAATCggctaagtttttttttttttttttttgctgaattattatttcaacATTAACACATTAAAGTATAATCCAAAAAGAAGTCATTACcatcaaacaaacattcaaaaaacGGACAATTCTTTGACAATTtttctctgttgtaaagttgaACAACTACTAAAGGACAAGGTGTTGTAAAACAGtccaaagttatttttttttatcaggatggttttttttgttttttttttctcaatgaatCAGCCGCTGCATCGGCCAAATATCGGAGtcggccttaaaaaaaaaacaaaaaaaacaaatccacaaTCCCAATCCAGTCTTGCATTCCTTTTGGACATTTGGGGGGCAATTCTCTGGAGACCAATCAAATGTCCACAAGCGCAGCTCGACGCGACAAACGTACTACCGCATGCTACTACGACAATATGGAAGAGAAATGTACTTTATGCTAAATGCTGTGAGTATGAACCCGAATTTTagcttgatttcttttttcttttttttcttttggcatgTTGacatctctcagcattcacgtTCAATTTTTGAGggaatttctatttttaaacaatgaaaTGAGTGAAAAGATGTCTTCCCAAATTCCATTTCTGCATAATTGATGATACAGCAGTACGAGGGTCAGCCAAAAAAGTaagtttatttttgattttatttttttttatgattattagtaaattcaattaaattgggctcattactttttggcTGTCCCTCCTATGATTgtgcatgatgatgatgctaACCATGATTATATCGTGATCCTTTCAACGTCGTCCCGTTATTGCCATCAAATAACATTGGATGTGTTGCCGTAGCAATACAGGCGTGGCCTGCTGGAATGTTAAATTAGGAAAATCAACTGTAAATACAAGAAAGCAACTCGATACACATTTTGGCCCCGAGCGACGCAATTATTTGAACGAGATGTGCATTATTGCGGTTCAAAGTGCATTTTGAACCGCTGTTCGACAAGCAAACCACCGACTGGAACCCGGGTTCCCCGAATCGCGTAAATGATTGCAAATGTTTCAATCTTAAACTGACACACTTTACTGCCATCCAATTTGTTGACCTTTCAACATTTGAGCTGGGCTGTCACTTTTGTGTTTTCGTTGAATCCCATGTCAACGGGGATCGAACTCAGGTAATTAACACCAAGAATACGTAGAGTAGTTACCATGACGCCAGATGGGCCCCTTGCTGACTCGAAATGGTCGTGTAGCTATTTTAAGCTCATgtcgtgcttttttttcccccgacctCGTCACCTTATGAATTGCAATGTGCGTTTCGGTTGGCCGTCAAACACCCTTCTTCAATTTGAGTCCTTGTCGTGGATTCGATATTCGCCACGGTGCACTCCCGCTTTATTGACGCAACATTGAGGACGGGCCCCACTGTAAGTTTGGTTGTCCGAAAGCGGTACAAAGCCCGGGCCTTATCTGGTAAGGTCGCGTTGACTTGCACGTCAACTTTTAAGATTGTACTCAAGAAAGAGCGCCGCGTAGTGAGAGAGGAATGGAGAAAGACAGCAACCGAATGGGCTTTTGCTTTACGTTTCTTGTTCTGGGCATTGTGTGGATGGTTAGAAAGGAGTCATTGAAACTGTCATGGCAACCGAagtgaatgacttttttttttggtttgtttttttggtcctaTTTGCCTCATATTTAGAGTTGTATACTACTATTTATAGAAATGTCTACGCAGACACTGCAAATATCCTACATACTGTACGTTGGGTGATAGTCATCACATGTAATGCAATGAGCGACGGGGGAATGACGTTAACCCAAAGCAACCTTGATCAAACCCATCTTGAGATTAAAGCTGTTCGGAACCAGTTGAGGTCGCGTGAAAACGGCCACGGAAACACAAAAACCTCCTCGTAACCAATTTCAATTGAGTTCCTTCGCACGTTTGAAGTGATTTGTAATTGAACTCAATGAAGTGCATTTTAATTAGATCCTAAATGCAAAAAGACTAGCgaaaccattttattttattttttttagtcttaaTTGATGTTTACACGAGTTAACTATTATTTTCCTGTACCTGCTTTATGTGATGTCAATGATTTCGTTTTGTTTCTGTGTTCGGAACATTGTTTGTTCATTCCGGCAGCTTTATCAATCTCTTTGTTCATTTGGCTTGCAAGCTAACAAATGTCATATCATACGTATTTACACAGGgaatcattaataaattattttgtttcatgacAATAATGCAACTTGTAACTAGTGTGTAAAGTCTGATAATCAGACTGAGGTTCTTAAGCGGGCGCTTTTTCCAGTACTGTGAATTGTTTGTCCAgcgttacttaaaaaaaaaaaaaaaaaaaaaccacacggTTACACCCAAATACAACTTTATAGAATTCACGCTAATAAGTTTGTGCTTTCAAAAAATATTACGCATTTTACAAATTTCCTGTGAattcccaactttgaaaatgaCTGGAATTTGCAACCCTAATACTGTTGATGTATTAACTCGCTTTGTTGTCCTCAATTCATCAATGCACGTCAGCCTCCATCCTGATGATTAATCATATCGATTGAAAGTTCCATTTCAGAAAGGCTATCGAATTTTGGGCACAGACTCGGCCGCCTGATACCAAATACAAACCTGCTCATCGGACTTAATGGCCTGTAGTTTTATACTTAAGAGTGCTAAATGGCAGACTGACACGGGgaaagtaaataaatgaaaacatattgaCCGTACAGTAAATTGGGCCGAATTGTATATTGGCTCTTGTTTGTTAACATTTGACTTGTTTTCCTCATGGCCAGAATTAAGcgatatttaattttgtttgaaaataatatttttgcataCTGGATTTTTCTGTCATGCGATCAACGGTCATGTTgtcagatatacagtattagtgcagtgaaaaagtatttgtccccttcctgatttcttttttttttttttttaaacacatttatcaaCCATAAATGGTTCAGATCATTAAAACCATTTGTATATGTCACAAAGGCAACCAAAGTAGATCTAAAGTGCACCTATGAAGTGAAAGAAATGTCCAAACATATCAGGCCCTCTTTGTGTGAAAGTAATCGCCTGGACTAAATAAGTTGTGCCGTCCTCGGCCGAAATCGAGCGTTTGCCGTAACCGGCGACGAGTCGTTTTTAGCCATTCCGAGGAGGACTCGCGAGTATGTTTCGGGTTGCCCCGCTGCCTAGCAGTTCTCGGCTTAAGGGCACGAACTGATGTAGGATTTTCTGGTACACGGCAGAATTCTTTGCTTTATTCGTCACAGCACGTCGTGCAGGTCCAGAAGGAGCAAAGCGGCCCCAGGCCGTCGGCATGATGTTCTTTTGAtcaaatgttgttatttttatgccAGATGTATGGGCCGCACACCTTTAAATAGTTGTCTTATCAGGCCACAGAATAATTCtctgtacagtgctgtgaaaacgcattggcctccttctcaaattcttatatttttgcattgctttcccactttaagatcatcagacAAATATTACCcgagtgaatttaaaatgctatttttaaatgttgactccatttattaagggaaaagaAACAATTCAAAGTGACTTGGCCCTCTGTGAAAACGatttaccccccttgttaaatcatgaattaattgtggctaatcacaactttTGGTTGGTAAATGTCACTCATCACACCCACGCACGCCTGATTCCCAccagacaaaatgacacaatcgaaacaaattcaagaaataaagtaattgacatctatcagtctggaaagggttacaaagacATTTCCGAAGCTTTGCGATTCCAGccaaccatagggagagccattaacctcaaatggagaaattcgagaacagcggtgaaccttcccaggaatagccggcctacaaagactaccccaagagaacagcaatgactcgtccaggacgccacaaaggaactcaggacaacttctaaagaattGCGGGACTCCCTTGCCTCGTttcaggtcagtgttcatgacaaaaacatggaagGGACTCGGGGGGAAAAATGGCATCCGTGGCAGATTTCCACGACCAAAACCACTGCtggccaaaaagaacaaaggcttgtcttacttttgcaaaaacacatcCGAATGACTCCCAAGACGTTTGGGAGAGTATTTCTTTGACTAACgaaatgaaagttgagctttttggaaggtgtgcgtctcgttacatctggcgtaaatgtagcgcagcatttcagaaaaagaacatcataccaaacGCCAAACATGGCGGTGGAAGCGTGATGGTCtcgggctgcttttctccttcaggacccgCACAACTTTGTGTGATTGATTGGAACCGAGGCTCTTCACCAGAAAATAATGAAGAATAATGTTCGGCCGtcggtttgtgacctcaagccgAAGcgcaccagcaagtcaacttctgaatggcttaaaaaaactaaatgaaggttttggagtggcctagtcaaagtccagacttgaatcccaTTGGAATGCAGTGGCACGACTTTAAAAAGGCTATTCATGCTTAAAAACCCTCCATTGCTTGCTTGAATTCTAACAATTcggcaaggaagagtgggctaAAATATCTCCGCCGCGATGTTGTTGCTGAGGACGACCCAACCCGTTCTTGGGCTTAGgcggccattactttttcacatgaGGCCGGGTCACttcgaagtttttttttttccttaataaatgaaatccccatttaaaaatagcatttcaaGTTCTCTTGGGTTATAGTTATCTGATACTTGCATTTGTTTCAAGATCTTAGATGTGAAAGtagggaaactgcaaaaaaaaaaaaaaaaaaaaaaaaaaagacagaatttgagaagggtgccaatcctttttcatggcactgcaAGTTTAAGGCATCATCAAGTTGCTTTTATCAGCAGTACTTTGCGCCTCGGAACTCTCTGATGGACGCCATTTTTACCCGGTGTCTTCCTCCTTCCTTAtggttgagtcatgaacactcaCCGTAACTGAGGCCAGTGAGGCCTGCAGTCGTTTGCATGTCCTCCTGGGTTATTTTGGGACCGCTCCGATGAGTCATTTCCAATTGTACTTTGGTACGTGAGTGAATGTGTTTGCGGGCATGTACCGagttaaaacaaaaagggagtccattttaaaaaaaaaaaaggtaaagatCCCAATCAGAATCCTTTGCAATCGTTTTGTTTACGATACACGCAAATCCATCTGCCGTGTTGTGATTCAAGTGTCTTCACGCGATGACCGCAACTTCGGGTCTCGCTGTGCAGTCCGGGGTCGCCGATTGCGAAACCTCACCCGAATTGCGTAAAAGCCGAACCGTTGTGACCGCCTGCGTGTGCGCAAACACGAACCGGGCGAAGGTCCGCGACTCTCGCGGCGCTCGAAGCTCAGTTATCTGCCGCCGCTGACGTTCCGACAAAGAATTTTGAACGTGCTCTCGtgtgcaaaacacattttcagttgaATAAATTGGATTTGATGCATTGTAAAATTGAGCAGTGGAGAGGAAGTGAAATGTTCCTTCGCAGCTGGAAAAGTGattattttttgcaataaaattacatttaaatagtttgaagtttgatcacttttggaattggggtggtGTATACTATATTTCTATGCGCACACGCGACAAAGAAGTGGCGGTTAAAAGCACCGTATTAGTCAAATAGTCTTAAGAATGACGACAAGCTTGAGTTCAAGAAATACCTCattttaatccaaaaatatAGATTTATGAAATGGCGGCGTAGTACATCAATGATTGGCATAGAAgacggttgttgttcagtcacgAATCCAAAAACCCTGTCCATTTGAAAAAACCAAATTCATCCAAAATATCATCGACAGTTTCCCCAAAAGTGTACACGTGAACTCTTCACAtctaatatcatttcaaattcaaaaacaGACGGACGGCGCTCTCAAAGGAAGGCCCGGTTGGAGTCAGCATCTTCATTGGTCCGTGTTGAAAATTCATTTTTCAACTTATGAATGATCGCTTTGCTCAAATCAGCAAAGGGACCGTTTTTAACagatctttgttttaaatctgaATTCCTTTTGGATCAATTGAAAGCGACTGGACAACTGCAAATATGTCCAAATATTTGGAAACTCATCCAGTgtattacaaaaatgaaataaaatctataCCCGGTGGATTGAAGAGGTCTGATATCCTGGCAGacccattttattttgcatttttcattcCCTCACCCATTGAGAATCGGATCGATACGCAGTACAAGCAATGTCGTCGCAATCACTAAATTCTTATCAATTCCCGATCCTAGTGCCGCGACGCCAACCAATTCAAATGAACCCCACCAATTCTGCCAAGAGCAGTTGTCAAACATCCGGCTCGAATTACGCCAGAAGCTTGTTGATGATTTCCAAAAGT
The sequence above is a segment of the Phycodurus eques isolate BA_2022a chromosome 19, UOR_Pequ_1.1, whole genome shotgun sequence genome. Coding sequences within it:
- the ipmkb gene encoding inositol polyphosphate multikinase isoform X1, which translates into the protein MSASRHHRVMMESSLALGRLELSAAVGVNMSPCISPGASTKEMIAHRPIGTQGPAHLNGCVPLSHQVAGHKYGVDKVGILQHPDGTVLKQLQPPPRGPREMRFYSMVYAEDCCNPCLLELQTHLPKYYGTLSSPDAPDDVYMKLEDVTRRFVKPCIMDVKLGRRSYDPFASQEKREQQIRKYPLMEEMGFLLLGMRVYKLCSDTVDTFDQHYGRGLLKDTIKDGLAKFFHNGVCLRKDAVVASIRRVQNILRWFESQRQLVFYASSLLFVYEGLPSSSTSSAFPLIGTTPTNSPAAVGKRWDGEDERRKEEGEKNEKMAEYNNNNNIQGAVPYDCTLDSIYTNRRKGGLHLCVKAHLQGSSGDAGTAGTTTPRRPVAVEKSPQRDNSTWLSRRPPNANGNKSRLEGKGEDREGEESGRREAGIVRGGGEATGLSEGDAQVEVKMIDFAHVFPSESHDHGYIYGLKHLLTVLRQILSDAA
- the ipmkb gene encoding inositol polyphosphate multikinase isoform X2; protein product: MSPCISPGASTKEMIAHRPIGTQGPAHLNGCVPLSHQVAGHKYGVDKVGILQHPDGTVLKQLQPPPRGPREMRFYSMVYAEDCCNPCLLELQTHLPKYYGTLSSPDAPDDVYMKLEDVTRRFVKPCIMDVKLGRRSYDPFASQEKREQQIRKYPLMEEMGFLLLGMRVYKLCSDTVDTFDQHYGRGLLKDTIKDGLAKFFHNGVCLRKDAVVASIRRVQNILRWFESQRQLVFYASSLLFVYEGLPSSSTSSAFPLIGTTPTNSPAAVGKRWDGEDERRKEEGEKNEKMAEYNNNNNIQGAVPYDCTLDSIYTNRRKGGLHLCVKAHLQGSSGDAGTAGTTTPRRPVAVEKSPQRDNSTWLSRRPPNANGNKSRLEGKGEDREGEESGRREAGIVRGGGEATGLSEGDAQVEVKMIDFAHVFPSESHDHGYIYGLKHLLTVLRQILSDAA